One window of the Labilibaculum sp. genome contains the following:
- a CDS encoding glycosyltransferase N-terminal domain-containing protein, which yields MVLFYNLSIRFYVLIVRIAAFFNPKAKQWVDGRKNLLPKIEEAIKGEENLVWFHSASLGEFEQGRPVIEKFKEEHPEYKIVLTFFSPSGYEVRKNYAGADFIFYLPPDFPSNARKFVDLVNPKMAFFIKYEFWHHYLKELKKRNIPTYIFSTIFRPNQLFFKPWGRFYRRMLLAFTHFFVQNQESADLLNGIGLKNVSIAGDTRFDRVYSIATGSKTLPEVESFSQGRLVLIAGSTWPKDEENLIKYINSSENNYKYIIAAHEVDENHIKSIVDQIEKPWVRYTNASKEEIKIAEVLVIDCIGVLSSLYRYGDVSYIGGGFGRGIHNTLEAATFGLPVVFGPNYHKFQEAKDLIKLGASYSYEKYEDLKILLDNYFENEKERQFSGDKSKNYVDSKRGASAQILSII from the coding sequence ATGGTTCTCTTTTACAACCTTTCGATACGATTCTATGTCTTAATAGTGCGAATTGCAGCTTTTTTTAACCCTAAAGCAAAGCAATGGGTTGATGGCAGAAAAAACTTATTGCCTAAAATAGAGGAGGCGATTAAAGGAGAAGAGAATCTGGTTTGGTTTCATTCTGCTTCTTTGGGCGAGTTTGAGCAAGGCCGGCCGGTCATCGAAAAGTTCAAAGAGGAGCATCCGGAATATAAAATAGTACTCACCTTTTTTTCTCCATCGGGTTACGAGGTTCGTAAGAATTACGCTGGCGCAGATTTTATTTTCTATCTGCCACCTGATTTTCCTTCCAATGCACGTAAGTTTGTCGATTTGGTAAATCCAAAGATGGCATTCTTTATTAAGTATGAGTTTTGGCATCATTACTTGAAGGAGCTGAAAAAAAGAAATATTCCAACCTATATATTCTCTACTATTTTCAGACCCAACCAATTGTTTTTTAAGCCTTGGGGCAGATTTTACAGAAGAATGCTTTTAGCTTTCACTCATTTTTTTGTGCAGAATCAGGAATCAGCAGATTTACTAAATGGCATTGGATTAAAAAATGTGTCAATAGCTGGTGATACTCGATTCGATAGAGTGTATTCAATTGCAACAGGATCGAAAACTTTGCCTGAGGTCGAAAGTTTTAGTCAGGGAAGATTGGTTCTGATTGCCGGCAGTACCTGGCCAAAAGATGAAGAAAATTTGATCAAGTACATCAATTCCTCTGAAAACAATTACAAATACATTATTGCTGCCCATGAGGTGGATGAAAACCATATAAAGAGTATTGTTGATCAGATTGAAAAGCCTTGGGTTCGTTATACCAATGCCTCAAAAGAGGAAATTAAAATTGCCGAGGTTTTGGTGATTGACTGTATTGGCGTTCTTTCTTCTTTGTATAGATATGGCGATGTTTCATATATAGGAGGTGGTTTTGGTCGGGGTATTCACAATACTTTAGAGGCGGCAACTTTTGGTTTGCCTGTTGTTTTTGGACCCAATTACCACAAATTTCAAGAGGCAAAAGATCTTATCAAATTGGGAGCTTCATATTCTTATGAAAAATATGAAGATTTGAAAATTTTATTGGATAATTACTTCGAAAATGAAAAAGAACGACAATTTTCCGGTGATAAATCGAAAAATTACGTTGATTCAAAAAGAGGGGCAAGTGCTCAAATTCTCTCCATAATTTAA
- the gltX gene encoding glutamate--tRNA ligase has protein sequence MNDKKVRVRFAPSPTGPLHMGGVRTALFNYLFARKHNGDFLLRIEDTDQTRYVPGAEEYIAESLKWCGIQIDEGATVGGEYGPYRQSERKPMYREYADQLIASGNAYYAFDTSEELDAIRNQHEEEKKTFTYNYATRENLNNSLALSAEEVQNKIEAGEAYVVRFKMPVGEELQLDDEIRGRVVFNTSALDDKVLFKSDGMPTYHLANVVDDYLMKISHVIRGEEWLPSMPLHVLLYRSFGWKDDMPKFAHLPLILKPVGKGKLSKRDGDKLGFPVFPLEWTDPKTDEISSGYREGGYFPEAFVNMLAFLGWNPGTEQEIFSMEELSQAFSLERVGKSGSKFDPEKTKWFNRQYLMTKSDEEIGILFAEQILKAKGIDADQETVNRVCGMVKDRVDFVSELWEHVNYFFEAPVEFDAKTVKKGWKEDTSALITELKDILESIEDFSSANSEEVVKEWITAKEIGFGKVMNPFRLAVVGAGKGPHMFDIIEILGKKETIARLDYALENIKI, from the coding sequence ATGAACGATAAGAAAGTAAGGGTTCGATTTGCTCCTAGTCCTACGGGGCCTCTTCATATGGGTGGTGTTAGAACAGCCCTTTTCAACTATTTATTCGCGAGAAAACACAATGGTGATTTTCTATTGCGTATTGAAGACACTGACCAGACAAGATATGTGCCTGGTGCGGAAGAATACATCGCGGAATCATTAAAATGGTGTGGAATTCAAATTGATGAAGGAGCGACCGTAGGTGGTGAATACGGACCTTACCGTCAGTCGGAGCGTAAGCCGATGTATCGTGAGTATGCCGATCAGCTCATTGCTTCGGGAAATGCCTATTACGCTTTTGACACTTCTGAAGAACTGGATGCTATTCGTAATCAGCATGAAGAAGAGAAGAAAACTTTTACCTACAATTATGCAACCCGCGAAAATTTGAATAACTCCCTGGCTTTATCAGCAGAAGAAGTTCAAAATAAAATTGAGGCCGGCGAAGCTTATGTGGTACGATTTAAAATGCCTGTTGGTGAGGAATTGCAATTGGATGATGAAATAAGAGGTCGTGTCGTGTTTAACACTTCTGCTTTAGACGATAAGGTATTGTTTAAATCAGATGGAATGCCAACTTATCATCTGGCGAATGTGGTGGATGATTATTTAATGAAAATCTCACATGTAATTCGCGGGGAGGAATGGTTGCCGTCGATGCCATTACATGTATTACTATACAGATCGTTTGGATGGAAAGACGACATGCCTAAATTTGCTCACCTTCCATTAATTTTGAAACCGGTAGGAAAAGGAAAACTAAGCAAGCGTGATGGAGATAAATTGGGATTTCCGGTATTTCCACTGGAATGGACTGATCCTAAAACAGATGAAATTTCATCAGGATATCGTGAAGGTGGATATTTTCCTGAAGCATTCGTAAATATGCTGGCCTTTTTAGGATGGAATCCTGGAACAGAGCAGGAAATCTTCTCAATGGAAGAGCTTTCTCAGGCATTTTCTTTGGAACGTGTTGGTAAATCGGGTTCTAAGTTCGATCCTGAGAAAACCAAATGGTTCAATCGTCAGTATCTGATGACTAAATCGGATGAAGAGATTGGAATCTTGTTTGCGGAACAAATTTTAAAGGCAAAAGGAATTGATGCTGATCAGGAAACTGTGAACCGGGTTTGTGGTATGGTAAAAGATCGTGTAGACTTTGTTTCGGAACTTTGGGAGCATGTAAATTACTTTTTTGAGGCACCTGTTGAATTTGATGCAAAGACAGTGAAAAAGGGTTGGAAAGAGGATACTTCAGCTTTGATAACTGAATTGAAAGACATTTTGGAAAGCATTGAAGATTTTTCTTCAGCGAATTCTGAAGAGGTTGTGAAAGAATGGATCACTGCCAAAGAAATTGGTTTTGGAAAAGTGATGAATCCTTTTCGTTTGGCTGTGGTAGGTGCCGGTAAAGGGCCTCATATGTTCGATATCATTGAAATACTTGGAAAAAAGGAAACCATTGCACGTTTGGATTATGCATTGGAGAATATCAAAATATAA
- the tsaE gene encoding tRNA (adenosine(37)-N6)-threonylcarbamoyltransferase complex ATPase subunit type 1 TsaE — translation MSVLKINSLKEINAAAKEFLSLVGKKRVFALYGAMGVGKTTFVKAICDEMGIEDTINSPTFSIVNEYHTPNDDIIYHFDFYRIEDVKEAYDFGYEDYFYGDAMCFIEWPEKIESILPNDTVEVLFMEEMDGSRSITIR, via the coding sequence ATGAGTGTATTAAAAATTAATTCGCTGAAAGAGATTAATGCAGCAGCAAAAGAATTTCTTTCCTTAGTGGGAAAAAAGCGTGTGTTTGCTCTCTACGGAGCTATGGGTGTGGGGAAAACCACCTTTGTAAAAGCAATTTGTGATGAAATGGGCATTGAGGATACCATTAATAGTCCTACGTTTTCTATTGTGAACGAATATCATACACCGAATGACGACATTATCTATCATTTCGACTTTTATCGGATTGAGGATGTTAAAGAGGCTTATGACTTTGGTTACGAGGATTATTTCTATGGAGATGCAATGTGTTTTATCGAGTGGCCCGAAAAAATTGAATCTATTTTACCCAACGATACAGTAGAGGTTCTTTTTATGGAAGAAATGGATGGCAGTCGCTCAATTACCATTCGGTAA
- a CDS encoding adenosylcobalamin-dependent ribonucleoside-diphosphate reductase: MEVQEHKQQATEMNETFNPEEAFQATFQYFNGDELAARVWLNKYALKDSYGNIYEKTPDDMHRRIASEIARVEKNYPNPLSEEEIFAVLKDFKYIVPQGSPMSGIGNKYQIASLSNCFVIGNDGDSDSYGGIMKIDQEQVQLMKRRGGVGHDLSHIRPKGSPVKNSALTSTGIVPFMERYSNSTREVAQDGRRGALMLSVSVRHPDSEDFIDAKMEQGKVTGANVSVKMHDEFMQAVVDGTEFIQQYPINSKNPTYSKSIDAGKLWNKIVHNAWKSAEPGILFWDTIERESVPDCYADLGYKTVSTNPCGEIPLCPYDSCRLLAINLYSYVENPFTEKAEFNFELFRKHVAMAQRMMDDIIDLELEKIDAIIDKIEEDPEDKEIKRVERNLWKNIRTKAEEGRRTGVGITAEGDMLAGLNLRYGTDEAIDFSVEVHKTIAIEAYRSSVHMAKDRGAFKIYDKERESRNPFILRLKEADESLYKEMAKYGRRNIACLTIAPTGTTSLMTQTTSGIEPVFMPVYKRRRKVNPNDKNVRVDFVDEIGDSWEEFVVFHHKFVTWMEANGINAAQHFTNEEIEELVKQSPYYKATSNDVDWLQKVRMQGKVQKWVDHSISVTVNLPNDVPESLVGELYIEAWKSGCKGCTVYRDGSRSGVLLANDTKEENTGMPEKRPEILEAEVVRFQNNKEKWIAFIGLYNGQPYEVFTGIVDDEEGILLPKSVSKGVIIKRKEEDGSSRYDFQFCNKRGFKTTFEGLSYKFDKEFWNYAKLISGVLRHGMPIEGVVNLVAGLQLDSENINTWKNGVERALKKYIPNGTKVKGGICASCGSEHIIYQEGCLICQSCGTSKCG, encoded by the coding sequence ATGGAAGTACAGGAACATAAGCAACAGGCAACGGAAATGAACGAAACTTTTAATCCCGAAGAAGCATTTCAGGCAACATTTCAATATTTCAATGGAGATGAGCTTGCAGCACGTGTTTGGTTAAACAAGTATGCGTTGAAGGACTCTTATGGAAATATTTATGAAAAGACTCCGGATGATATGCATCGACGAATTGCATCCGAAATTGCAAGAGTTGAAAAAAATTACCCAAACCCACTAAGCGAAGAAGAAATTTTCGCAGTACTAAAAGATTTTAAGTACATCGTACCTCAAGGAAGCCCCATGTCGGGAATTGGAAACAAATATCAGATTGCATCCTTGTCGAACTGTTTTGTAATTGGAAATGATGGTGATTCGGATTCTTATGGTGGAATCATGAAGATCGATCAGGAACAAGTACAGTTGATGAAGCGAAGAGGTGGTGTTGGGCACGATCTTTCTCATATTCGCCCTAAAGGTTCACCGGTTAAGAATTCTGCCTTAACTTCGACAGGAATTGTTCCTTTTATGGAGCGTTACTCCAATTCGACTCGTGAGGTTGCTCAGGATGGTCGTCGTGGAGCGTTGATGTTAAGTGTTTCTGTTCGTCATCCTGATTCGGAAGATTTTATTGATGCGAAAATGGAGCAAGGCAAAGTTACAGGAGCTAATGTTTCGGTAAAAATGCACGATGAGTTTATGCAGGCCGTCGTTGACGGAACAGAATTTATTCAGCAATATCCAATCAATTCAAAGAATCCTACCTACAGCAAAAGTATAGATGCTGGTAAGCTTTGGAACAAAATTGTTCACAATGCCTGGAAATCAGCAGAGCCGGGAATTTTATTTTGGGATACTATCGAAAGAGAGTCGGTTCCTGATTGTTATGCCGATTTAGGATACAAAACGGTTTCTACGAATCCTTGTGGCGAAATTCCATTGTGCCCATACGATAGCTGCCGTTTGCTGGCTATCAATTTGTATAGTTACGTTGAAAATCCATTTACAGAGAAGGCTGAATTTAATTTCGAACTGTTTCGTAAGCATGTTGCAATGGCACAAAGAATGATGGATGACATCATTGATTTGGAGCTGGAGAAAATTGATGCAATAATTGATAAGATTGAAGAAGATCCTGAAGATAAAGAGATTAAGAGAGTAGAGCGTAATCTTTGGAAAAATATACGGACTAAAGCAGAAGAGGGAAGAAGAACCGGAGTGGGAATTACTGCTGAAGGAGATATGCTTGCCGGTTTAAACCTGCGTTACGGAACTGATGAAGCGATTGATTTTTCTGTGGAAGTTCATAAGACAATTGCTATTGAAGCTTATCGTTCTTCAGTGCATATGGCTAAAGACAGAGGTGCATTCAAAATCTATGACAAAGAGCGTGAGAGTAGAAACCCATTTATTTTACGCCTAAAAGAAGCCGACGAAAGCCTTTATAAAGAAATGGCTAAATACGGTCGGCGTAATATTGCTTGTTTAACGATCGCACCAACGGGAACAACCAGTTTGATGACTCAAACGACTTCGGGTATCGAGCCTGTGTTTATGCCTGTTTACAAACGAAGAAGAAAAGTAAACCCTAATGATAAAAATGTTCGTGTTGATTTTGTTGATGAGATTGGCGATAGTTGGGAAGAGTTTGTGGTATTTCATCACAAATTTGTTACCTGGATGGAAGCCAATGGTATCAATGCAGCGCAGCATTTTACAAATGAAGAGATTGAAGAATTGGTTAAACAGTCTCCATACTACAAAGCAACTTCTAATGATGTAGACTGGCTGCAGAAAGTCCGCATGCAAGGGAAAGTACAGAAGTGGGTTGATCATTCGATTAGTGTAACAGTTAATCTTCCAAACGATGTGCCTGAATCTTTAGTAGGTGAACTGTATATCGAAGCGTGGAAAAGTGGATGTAAAGGCTGTACGGTTTATCGTGATGGTTCCCGTTCGGGTGTTTTGCTTGCCAACGACACGAAGGAGGAAAATACAGGGATGCCGGAAAAACGTCCTGAAATATTGGAAGCTGAAGTTGTTCGGTTCCAAAACAACAAGGAAAAATGGATTGCTTTTATTGGATTGTATAATGGACAACCCTATGAAGTATTTACGGGTATTGTTGACGATGAGGAAGGTATTTTATTGCCTAAATCAGTAAGTAAGGGAGTAATTATCAAAAGAAAAGAAGAGGACGGAAGTTCTCGTTATGACTTTCAATTTTGTAATAAACGTGGATTTAAAACAACATTCGAAGGATTGTCATATAAATTTGATAAAGAGTTTTGGAATTATGCTAAGTTAATTTCAGGTGTACTTCGCCACGGAATGCCAATCGAAGGAGTAGTAAATTTAGTTGCAGGTTTACAGTTGGATAGTGAGAACATTAACACTTGGAAAAATGGTGTTGAGCGTGCTCTTAAAAAATATATTCCAAATGGAACCAAAGTAAAAGGTGGAATATGCGCCAGTTGTGGGTCAGAGCACATCATCTATCAGGAAGGATGTCTGATTTGTCAGTCGTGTGGCACTTCAAAATGTGGATAA
- a CDS encoding HAD family hydrolase, producing MTPKIKIVVTDLDGTLLPSQGCISKKNYNTLVSLRDKEIIRVIATGRTLYSAMAVLPEDFPIDYLIFSSGAGIIQWNTKELIYSQQIEAEEVLELSKILIDHEIDFMILDPIPLNHQFWYYQSGNKNLDFDRRLALYKQFATPVGKLEDTKRDACQILAILPNKVDWFEELKTKFTNIKIIRATSPLDHESIWMEIFPEHISKGLGCQWLCSKLQIKASESIAIGNDYNDFDLLDWGEHSFVVANAPKELRLKYQVTDSVTEDGFSKAVECTLGKQTTSQQAANRCL from the coding sequence ATGACTCCAAAAATAAAAATCGTAGTTACCGATTTAGATGGCACGTTGCTTCCTTCTCAGGGTTGTATTAGCAAAAAAAACTACAATACACTGGTGAGTCTTCGTGATAAAGAGATTATTAGAGTGATTGCCACAGGAAGAACCCTTTATTCAGCCATGGCAGTATTGCCGGAAGATTTTCCAATTGATTACCTTATTTTTTCATCGGGAGCAGGCATTATTCAATGGAATACAAAAGAACTGATCTACTCACAGCAAATAGAAGCTGAAGAAGTTTTGGAATTATCGAAAATTTTAATCGATCATGAGATTGATTTCATGATTCTCGACCCCATCCCTTTGAATCATCAGTTCTGGTACTATCAAAGCGGAAACAAAAATTTAGATTTCGACCGGAGACTGGCACTTTACAAGCAATTTGCAACACCTGTGGGCAAACTGGAAGATACCAAACGGGATGCCTGTCAGATTTTAGCCATACTGCCCAATAAAGTAGATTGGTTTGAGGAATTAAAGACAAAATTTACAAATATTAAAATCATTCGGGCAACATCGCCACTCGATCATGAATCGATTTGGATGGAGATTTTTCCCGAGCACATTTCGAAAGGACTTGGATGCCAATGGCTTTGCAGCAAATTACAAATTAAAGCAAGCGAATCGATTGCCATAGGGAATGATTACAATGATTTTGATCTGCTGGATTGGGGTGAACACAGTTTTGTGGTAGCCAATGCTCCCAAAGAACTGCGGTTAAAATATCAGGTAACTGACAGTGTTACTGAAGATGGGTTTTCCAAAGCTGTAGAATGTACACTCGGGAAACAAACTACATCGCAGCAAGCAGCAAATCGATGTCTTTAG
- a CDS encoding IS1182 family transposase, producing the protein MKLVPQKSHFKAYHQNQMILFPPSLSDFISSEHPVRTISSIIDGVQIDRILEKYSYTGAKAYHPKMMLKLLVYSYLCNVYSSRKIEQAASENVHFMWLSGMQKPDHNTIARFRSSRLKGVLKEVFSQVVLLLVDSGHIDLQTIYVDGTKIEANANKFSFVWGKAIQKNIQRMKDRLGELWDYTEQVAKSDLANVSKPDLSDVDPEKIEQTIETINEALRDKKVDAKKRRQLNYAKKNYADNLRKNEQKLKILEERNSYSKTDPDATFMRMKDDYMQNGQLKPGYNLQFSTQNQFIVNYSNHNNPTDTKTFIPHMKEVQQLYPDKLNSVCADSGYGSEENYEFLEAEGLTSFVKYNYFHKEQKKGAKTYCEFHPNNLFYDSKQDIYYCPMGQVMNLKKIKKEKSQAGHFKTIHVYQAQNCNGCPLRGMCHKAKGNRTIQINHRLNELRSKAREHLTSEEGLKHRSQRPVDVEAAFGNLKHNKGFKRFLLRGKEKVEIEMGLLALAINLKKMNSRKVA; encoded by the coding sequence ATGAAATTAGTCCCTCAAAAATCTCATTTCAAAGCCTATCATCAAAACCAGATGATTCTTTTTCCGCCTTCTCTCTCGGATTTCATATCATCTGAACACCCTGTTCGTACCATCAGCAGTATTATTGATGGTGTCCAGATAGATCGTATCCTTGAAAAATACAGTTATACGGGAGCAAAGGCCTATCATCCCAAAATGATGCTTAAGTTATTAGTTTATTCCTATTTGTGTAATGTATATTCCTCTCGAAAAATAGAGCAGGCGGCATCAGAAAATGTACATTTCATGTGGTTGTCAGGGATGCAAAAGCCAGATCACAATACGATTGCCCGCTTTAGAAGCAGTCGATTAAAAGGTGTTTTAAAGGAAGTGTTCAGTCAAGTAGTCCTGTTACTGGTAGATTCCGGACATATTGATCTACAAACCATATATGTCGATGGCACCAAGATCGAGGCCAATGCAAATAAGTTTTCGTTTGTTTGGGGTAAAGCCATTCAAAAGAATATCCAACGCATGAAGGATCGGTTGGGGGAACTTTGGGATTATACAGAGCAGGTAGCCAAATCGGATTTAGCAAATGTAAGTAAGCCCGATTTAAGTGATGTTGATCCAGAAAAAATAGAGCAGACCATTGAGACAATTAATGAGGCCTTGAGGGATAAGAAAGTGGATGCTAAGAAACGCCGGCAACTCAACTATGCCAAGAAGAATTATGCTGATAATCTCCGAAAAAACGAGCAAAAGCTAAAGATATTGGAAGAGCGAAATAGTTATTCAAAAACGGATCCGGATGCAACCTTTATGCGAATGAAGGATGACTATATGCAAAATGGTCAGCTAAAACCAGGATATAACCTGCAGTTTAGCACACAAAATCAATTCATTGTAAATTATTCAAACCATAATAATCCAACCGATACAAAAACCTTTATACCTCATATGAAAGAGGTTCAACAGTTGTATCCAGACAAACTAAACAGCGTATGTGCAGATTCCGGTTATGGGTCTGAGGAGAATTATGAATTTCTTGAAGCGGAAGGATTAACCTCTTTTGTGAAATACAATTACTTTCATAAAGAACAAAAGAAGGGAGCCAAAACTTATTGCGAGTTTCACCCCAACAATTTATTCTACGACTCTAAACAGGATATTTACTACTGCCCAATGGGACAAGTAATGAATCTTAAGAAGATAAAAAAGGAAAAAAGCCAAGCCGGTCATTTTAAGACAATCCATGTTTATCAAGCTCAAAACTGTAACGGATGCCCACTTAGGGGGATGTGTCACAAAGCAAAAGGTAATCGAACGATTCAGATTAATCACCGACTCAACGAATTAAGAAGTAAAGCACGAGAACATTTAACCTCAGAAGAAGGATTGAAGCACAGGAGTCAAAGACCGGTTGATGTAGAGGCCGCTTTTGGTAACCTTAAACACAATAAAGGATTTAAACGATTTTTACTTCGTGGCAAAGAAAAAGTAGAAATCGAAATGGGATTATTGGCTCTAGCCATAAATCTTAAGAAAATGAATAGTAGAAAAGTGGCCTAA
- a CDS encoding alanine dehydrogenase — MAPLSKGSRSFPIGQKFYQPKEEMLEVERRRKQLAIGIPREDGKGENRICLTPQSVEVLVSNGHDVMIERGAGLASNYTDKEYSENGAQIVSSKNEIYQCDVVIQVSPFSNAEIDMLRGNQILFSALQIKSQCGENIRKLMQKKVTAIAMELVKDENNFFPVVRSMSEIAGISAVMIAGEYLSKAHGGKGVMLGGITGITPTEVIVLGAGTAAEYATRAAMGLGAMVKVFDDSIYRLRRLEDHLAHRVFTSIFHPHVLEKALASADVVIGALRYEKNVSGFIVTEDMVSKMKPGSIIIDLSIDQGGCFETSMMTTHKDPVFKKFGVLHYCVPNVPSHVARTASLALSNICSPLLLQIGNNGGVHQFIKHDVGLRHGTYIYRGILTNRRLGDSFGILAKDIDLLLAAM, encoded by the coding sequence ATGGCGCCACTTAGTAAAGGATCGAGGAGTTTTCCGATTGGGCAGAAGTTTTACCAGCCTAAAGAAGAAATGTTAGAGGTTGAACGCCGACGCAAACAATTGGCCATTGGTATTCCCCGCGAGGATGGAAAAGGTGAAAATCGTATTTGTTTGACTCCTCAGTCTGTAGAAGTTTTGGTAAGCAATGGCCACGATGTTATGATTGAGCGTGGTGCAGGACTTGCATCCAATTATACAGATAAGGAATACAGCGAAAACGGAGCGCAGATAGTCAGCAGTAAGAATGAGATTTATCAGTGTGATGTTGTGATACAGGTGTCTCCCTTTTCGAATGCGGAAATTGATATGCTTCGCGGAAATCAAATTCTATTTTCCGCTCTTCAAATCAAAAGTCAGTGCGGTGAGAATATTCGCAAATTGATGCAAAAAAAAGTGACCGCCATTGCAATGGAACTTGTTAAAGATGAGAATAATTTTTTTCCGGTTGTTCGGTCTATGTCGGAGATTGCGGGGATTTCTGCAGTAATGATTGCCGGTGAGTATTTAAGTAAAGCTCATGGAGGAAAAGGGGTTATGCTGGGTGGAATCACCGGAATTACTCCCACCGAAGTGATTGTTCTGGGTGCAGGAACAGCTGCAGAATATGCAACGAGAGCCGCTATGGGATTGGGGGCTATGGTTAAGGTCTTTGATGATTCTATTTACCGTTTGCGACGACTCGAGGATCATTTGGCGCACCGTGTATTCACATCAATTTTTCATCCTCATGTTTTGGAAAAAGCATTGGCTTCGGCCGATGTAGTAATTGGTGCATTGCGTTACGAAAAAAATGTAAGCGGGTTTATTGTTACCGAAGATATGGTCTCAAAGATGAAACCGGGTTCAATCATTATCGATCTGAGTATCGATCAGGGTGGTTGTTTCGAAACCTCAATGATGACCACACATAAAGATCCGGTATTTAAAAAGTTTGGTGTTTTGCATTATTGTGTCCCCAACGTACCTTCCCATGTAGCCAGAACGGCTTCTCTTGCCTTAAGCAATATCTGCTCGCCATTGTTATTGCAAATTGGAAACAACGGAGGCGTGCATCAGTTTATTAAACATGATGTTGGCTTGCGGCATGGAACGTATATTTACAGAGGAATTCTAACCAATCGTCGTTTGGGCGATTCGTTTGGTATTTTGGCTAAAGACATCGATTTGCTGCTTGCTGCGATGTAG
- a CDS encoding response regulator produces MNFSTNYNWEGKVLLVAEDEDFNFIFLEEILMDTKARIIRARDGQEALDFIQSVPEIDLVLMDMQMPIMNGYDATRNIKKINKNMPIIAQTAYHYGEAYEEIMAAGCDDFVSKPIDIGGLKDMIDRFLF; encoded by the coding sequence ATGAATTTTTCAACAAATTATAATTGGGAAGGCAAAGTATTGCTGGTTGCGGAAGATGAGGATTTTAATTTCATATTTTTGGAAGAAATACTCATGGACACTAAAGCCAGGATCATTCGTGCCAGAGATGGGCAGGAAGCACTTGATTTTATACAGTCGGTTCCGGAGATAGACTTGGTGTTAATGGACATGCAAATGCCAATTATGAATGGTTATGATGCAACCAGAAATATCAAAAAAATAAATAAAAATATGCCAATAATTGCTCAAACGGCATATCATTACGGTGAAGCTTATGAGGAAATAATGGCAGCCGGCTGTGATGATTTTGTATCCAAACCAATTGATATTGGTGGTTTAAAAGATATGATTGACCGATTTCTATTTTAA